From a single Brassica napus cultivar Da-Ae chromosome C9, Da-Ae, whole genome shotgun sequence genomic region:
- the LOC106383253 gene encoding zinc finger BED domain-containing protein RICESLEEPER 2-like, with translation MDKGKTTSKKRKESDSPTQSPKSKRKLPTRSLAWNVFTRLEDDDSRCSCNYCGKTYSCNPATGGTTNLNAHMKKCKAYLNHFESCSQNVILTVGGTSDNSGKVVGMTKPFDQVACKKATVKMIVMDELPFSFVENDGFRKFCEVALPWFNIPSRRTITRDTVTLYKAEKTALETILCQNRQALSFTTDIWTAITTLSYMVITAHFIDMNWRLHRRIISFSPIPDHKGETIANQFLRSLDDWGIEKVFSVTLDNASSNDKAITVLKNRLSNRNNDSLLMNGEFMHIRCCAHILNLIANEGLDDISKSIISVRNAVKYVRSSNTRLESFKRWVEVEKITRGSVVLDCVTRWNSTYLMLKSALEYQVAFDKMAEMDKPYDAWFKELDSHGKERKGPPMAIDWDKARHMVKFLKSFYDSTLAFSSSIKVTSNGCYNEICKIQSSVNTMSFSQDYDLREMASAMAAKFDKYWEGMEKINKILIVAGVLDPRRKMVFTKYSFELIYGNGNPKCTQMSDMVMDILRRLFRVYQDRYTNLNLQSSSVGGDENVIPATQNSQDMDVDSIDNPFLRFMVAKKTTSEVLKELDRYLKEELFVATANELGLPFDILSWWKTNSSKYPVMSLMAREVLAVPVSSVASERLLALEVVF, from the coding sequence ATGGATAAAGGAAAAACAACCagcaagaaaagaaaagagtctGATTCTCCGACACAGTCTCCAAAGTCTAAAAGAAAACTGCCTACAAGATCGCTTGCATGGAATGTTTTTACTAGgcttgaagatgatgattcGAGGTGTTCCTGCAACTACTGTGGTAAAACATATTCATGCAATCCTGCTACAGGTGGAACTACTAACTTGAATGCACATATGAAAAAGTGCAAGGCTTATTTGAATCATTTTGAATCTTGTTCTCAGAATGTCATCCTTACTGTTGGAGGTACTAGTGATAATAGTGGTAAAGTTGTTGGAATGACAAAGCCTTTTGATCAAGTCGCATGTAAGAAAGCAACGGTGAAAATGATTGTCATGGATGAGTTGCCATTTTCTTTTGTAGAGAATGATGGGTTTAGAAAGTTTTGTGAGGTAGCTTTGCCTTGGTTTAATATACCATCACGGAGAACAATTACAAGGGACACGGTTACACTGTATAAGGCTGAGAAAACAGCACTGGAGACTATCTTATGTCAAAATAGGCAAGCACTCTCTTTTACCACTGACATATGGACTGCTATTACGACTTTGAGTTATATGGTCATCACTGCACACTTTATTGATATGAATTGGCGTTTACATAGAAGGATTATTAGTTTTAGTCCTATTCCAGATCATAAAGGAGAGACCATTGCTAATCAGTTTTTGAGATCTTTGGATGATTGGGGTATTGAGAAAGTTTTTTCTGTCACTTTGGATAACGCCAGCAGCAATGACAAAGCTATCACTGTTTTAAAAAATCGGTTGAGTAACAGGAACAATGATTCTTTGCTAATGAATGGTGAGTTTATGCACATACGTTGCTGTGCACACATACTTAACTTGATTGCTAATGAAGGTCTGGATGATATAAGCAAGAGCATAATAAGTGTTCGTAATGCTGTGAAATATGTGCGGTCTTCCAATACGAGACTAGAATCATTTAAGCGTTGGGTGGAAGTTGAGAAGATAACAAGAGGAAGTGTGGTGCTGGATTGTGTTACTAGGTGGAATTCTACCTATTTGATGCTGAAAAGTGCACTTGAATATCAAGTTGCGTTTGATAAGATGGCTGAGATGGATAAACCGTATGATGCATGGTTCAAAGAACTTGATTCTCATGGAAAGGAGAGGAAAGGACCTCCTATGGCAATTGACTGGGACAAAGCTCGTCATATGGTGAAGTTTCTGAAGTCCTTTTATGATTCGACTTTAGCATTCTCATCTTCTATAAAGGTAACATCAAATGGTTGTTACAATGAGATATGCAAAATTCAATCAAGTGTGAACACAATGTCTTTCAGCCAAGATTATGATCTGAGAGAAATGGCTTCTGCAATGGCTGCTAAGTTTGATAAATACTGGGAAGGCATGGAAAAGATCAATAAGATTTTGATAGTGGCTGGTGTACTTGATCCACGTCGCAAAATGGTCTTTACAAAGTATAGCTTTGAACTTATATATGGAAATGGTAATCCAAAGTGCACACAAATGTCTGATATGGTGATGGATATTCTGCGGAGACTATTTAGAGTATATCAGGATCGGTACACCAACTTGAATCTACAATCTTCTTCTGTTGGTGGAGATGAGAATGTAATCCCAGCGACTCAAAACTCTCAGGATATGGATGTTGACAGTATTGATAATCCTTTCCTCAGATTTATGGTTGCTAAAAAGACTACTTCAGAAGTTTTGAAAGAGTTGGATAGATATCTAAAGGAAGAATTGTTTGTGGCTACTGCAAATGAGCTGGGACTTCCTTTTGATATTCTAAGCTGGTGGAAGACAAATAGTTCAAAATATCCAGTTATGTCTTTAATGGCAAGAGAAGTTCTTGCGGTACCCGTATCATCTGTGGCATCTGAGCGGCTTTTAGCACTGGAAGTCGTGTTCTAG